Proteins co-encoded in one Planctomycetota bacterium genomic window:
- a CDS encoding carbon starvation CstA family protein gives MSLPLLAILVLAALGAGYALYGRLVAAQYRLDDARRTPAEEVNDGVDFVPTRPFYLLGQHFSAIAAAGPIVGPILACVQFGWLPCILWVTLGVVFIGAVHDFSALVASVRHKARSIAEIVRENLGPRAWAAIMAFIWICLVYVIVAFTDVTAQSFVGRIEELEGVKVSFERGGAVAFSSTAYLLLAVAMGALQKKFAPPLWLVTLLFVPATLGVVWLGTKCSTWLVLSGPSAPRIWGAIILGYCFLASLLPVWLLLQPRGYLGGFVLYIVLAVGVFGIFFGGFEVRQDAFKGWVQRDASGQPTPTGLLFPFLFVTIACGACSGFHGLVCSGTTSKQIARESHCRPVGYGGMLLEAFVALIALGTVMIAARPEGPSVTYAKGIASFLSVILGREQFLFAFIFGSLAFATFVFDTLDVATRLGRYILQELTGRRSRAAAAAATAATVGVPLFFILSADPPRPGRPPAYMEFWTLFGTSNQLLAALTLLGITVWLRRRGRRCWFTFAPMLFVMAVTVAALGIQAVQAFRRPIGLNPSTINGVVCILLMGLTTLLAVEAARAVRRPAPASEGA, from the coding sequence ATGAGCCTGCCGCTTCTGGCGATCCTGGTCCTGGCGGCGCTCGGGGCCGGGTACGCGCTCTACGGACGCCTGGTGGCCGCCCAGTACCGCCTGGACGACGCGCGCCGCACGCCCGCCGAGGAGGTCAACGACGGCGTGGACTTCGTGCCGACGCGCCCGTTCTACCTTCTCGGCCAGCACTTCAGCGCCATCGCCGCCGCGGGGCCCATCGTGGGGCCCATCCTCGCCTGCGTCCAGTTCGGATGGCTGCCCTGCATCCTCTGGGTCACGCTCGGCGTCGTCTTCATCGGAGCCGTCCACGATTTTTCCGCCCTCGTCGCCAGCGTCCGCCACAAGGCGCGCTCGATCGCCGAGATCGTGCGGGAAAACCTCGGGCCGCGGGCCTGGGCGGCGATCATGGCGTTCATCTGGATCTGCCTGGTGTACGTCATCGTGGCGTTCACGGACGTGACGGCCCAGAGCTTCGTGGGCCGGATCGAGGAGCTCGAAGGGGTCAAGGTTTCCTTCGAGCGGGGCGGGGCGGTCGCCTTCTCGAGCACGGCCTATCTGCTTCTGGCGGTCGCGATGGGCGCCCTTCAGAAGAAATTCGCGCCGCCGCTCTGGCTCGTGACGCTCCTTTTCGTCCCGGCCACGCTCGGCGTCGTCTGGCTGGGCACGAAGTGCTCGACGTGGCTGGTCCTGTCCGGTCCTTCCGCCCCGCGGATCTGGGGGGCGATCATTCTGGGGTACTGTTTCCTGGCGTCCCTGCTTCCGGTGTGGCTTCTCCTACAGCCGCGGGGATATCTGGGAGGCTTCGTTCTTTACATCGTGCTGGCGGTCGGCGTTTTCGGCATCTTCTTCGGCGGATTCGAGGTCCGCCAGGACGCCTTCAAGGGCTGGGTGCAGCGGGACGCTTCGGGGCAGCCGACCCCCACGGGGCTTCTTTTTCCCTTTCTTTTCGTCACGATCGCCTGCGGCGCGTGCTCGGGATTCCACGGCCTGGTCTGTTCGGGGACGACCTCCAAGCAGATCGCGCGGGAGTCCCACTGCCGGCCGGTGGGATACGGAGGGATGCTGCTGGAGGCCTTCGTGGCGCTCATCGCCCTCGGGACCGTCATGATCGCGGCGCGGCCGGAGGGGCCGTCGGTCACCTACGCCAAGGGCATCGCCTCGTTCCTTTCCGTGATTCTGGGCCGCGAGCAGTTCCTTTTCGCCTTCATCTTCGGCTCGCTCGCCTTCGCGACGTTCGTTTTCGACACGCTCGACGTGGCCACGCGGCTGGGGCGGTACATTCTCCAGGAGCTCACGGGGCGGCGTTCGCGCGCGGCGGCGGCCGCGGCCACGGCGGCGACGGTCGGGGTGCCGCTCTTTTTCATCCTCTCGGCCGATCCCCCCCGGCCCGGCCGTCCCCCCGCCTACATGGAATTCTGGACGCTCTTCGGCACGTCCAATCAGCTCCTGGCGGCGCTGACGCTGCTCGGGATCACGGTGTGGCTCCGGCGCCGGGGGCGGCGCTGCTGGTTCACCTTCGCGCCGATGCTTTTCGTGATGGCGGTCACCGTCGCGGCGCTCGGAATCCAGGCGGTGCAGGCCTTCCGGCGGCCGATCGGGCTGAACCCTTCGACGATCAACGGAGTCGTGTGCATTCTCCTGATGGGACTGACGACGCTTTTGGCGGTCGAAGCCGCGCGCGCGGTGCGGCGACCCGCGCCCGCGTCGGAGGGCGCCTGA
- the dauA gene encoding C4-dicarboxylic acid transporter DauA produces MPRTRYFEPDAGLPWSALPAAALRAALKEGYGRDALRSDVLAGLVVGVVALPLAMALAINVGAPPQHGLYTAIVAGFLIALLGGSRTQVSGPTAAFVVILAPICAQYGMGGLLTAGAMAGVMLAALGLLRLGRLIQFVPHPVTTGFTAGIAVVIATFQVKDFLGLRPAHLSDHYFERVAELWSARGTLDPWDLALGAFTLALLIACRRWVRTVPAPLIALPAAAAAAAALRHFFPEASVDTIAGRFHTVVGGREIAGIPQIPPMPVLPWTLGGPGGAPFRLDFDTIQALLPKAFAIALLGAVESLLSAVVADGMSGTRHDPDAELVAQGLGNLVAPFFGGIPATGAIARTATNIRSGARSPVASMVHALTILAAVLGLAPLLGYLPMASLAALLLLVAWNMSEAKHFLHTLRVAPRGDVAVLLVCFGLTVAIDMVVSVTVGIVLAALLFMQRMASMTRARIVGDAEAAGPVPVPPGVVVYDIAGPLFFGAAERAIAALGIVTDRVRAIVLRMDQVPYMDATGLVALESALERLERRGVTPILAGVQRQPRRLLRRAGLKTRFRTLRLRSDLGAAVELAARIAGAGGTSGGTTRLRLQAPPSPA; encoded by the coding sequence ATGCCGAGGACGCGATATTTCGAGCCGGACGCCGGCCTTCCCTGGAGCGCGTTGCCGGCGGCGGCCTTGCGCGCCGCGCTCAAGGAGGGCTACGGGCGGGACGCCCTTCGGAGCGACGTTCTGGCGGGCCTGGTCGTGGGCGTCGTGGCCCTGCCCCTGGCGATGGCCCTGGCCATCAACGTGGGGGCTCCTCCGCAGCACGGGCTCTACACGGCGATCGTCGCGGGATTCCTCATCGCCCTGCTCGGGGGCTCCCGGACCCAGGTATCCGGCCCGACCGCGGCGTTCGTCGTCATCCTGGCCCCGATCTGCGCCCAGTACGGGATGGGAGGGCTCCTGACCGCGGGGGCCATGGCCGGCGTGATGCTCGCCGCGCTCGGCCTGCTGCGGCTGGGACGCCTCATTCAGTTCGTGCCCCACCCGGTGACGACCGGATTCACGGCGGGCATCGCCGTCGTGATCGCGACCTTTCAGGTGAAGGACTTCTTGGGTCTGCGTCCCGCCCATCTTTCCGACCATTACTTCGAGCGGGTGGCGGAGCTCTGGTCGGCGCGCGGCACGCTGGACCCCTGGGACCTGGCCCTGGGGGCCTTCACGCTGGCGCTTCTGATCGCCTGCCGGCGCTGGGTTCGAACGGTGCCGGCTCCGCTGATCGCCCTTCCGGCGGCGGCCGCGGCGGCGGCGGCGTTGCGCCACTTTTTCCCAGAGGCTTCGGTCGATACCATCGCCGGGCGCTTCCATACGGTCGTCGGCGGCCGCGAGATCGCCGGCATTCCGCAGATCCCTCCGATGCCGGTGCTGCCCTGGACGCTGGGGGGGCCGGGAGGGGCGCCGTTCCGGCTGGATTTCGATACGATCCAGGCCCTCCTTCCCAAGGCGTTCGCGATCGCTCTTCTCGGCGCCGTGGAGTCGCTCCTTTCGGCCGTCGTGGCCGACGGCATGTCGGGCACGCGGCACGACCCGGATGCGGAGCTGGTGGCTCAGGGCCTCGGGAACCTCGTGGCTCCTTTCTTCGGAGGCATTCCGGCGACCGGCGCGATCGCGCGGACGGCGACGAACATCCGGTCCGGGGCGCGTTCCCCCGTGGCCTCCATGGTCCACGCCCTCACGATCCTGGCGGCGGTCCTGGGGCTGGCGCCCCTTCTGGGCTACCTTCCGATGGCTTCCCTGGCGGCGCTCCTGCTTCTGGTGGCCTGGAACATGTCCGAGGCCAAACACTTCCTCCACACGCTGCGGGTGGCGCCGCGCGGGGACGTGGCGGTGCTTCTGGTCTGCTTCGGGCTCACCGTGGCGATCGACATGGTGGTGTCCGTGACGGTGGGGATCGTGCTTGCGGCCCTTCTTTTCATGCAGCGCATGGCTTCCATGACGCGCGCCCGCATCGTCGGAGACGCCGAAGCCGCAGGACCGGTGCCCGTTCCCCCCGGGGTCGTGGTCTACGACATCGCGGGCCCCCTGTTCTTCGGCGCGGCCGAACGGGCGATCGCGGCGCTGGGGATCGTCACCGACCGGGTGCGGGCGATCGTGCTCCGGATGGACCAGGTGCCGTACATGGACGCGACCGGCCTGGTGGCTCTGGAAAGCGCCCTGGAGCGGCTCGAACGCCGGGGGGTGACGCCCATCCTCGCCGGCGTGCAGCGGCAACCCCGCCGGCTCCTGCGCCGCGCGGGCCTGAAAACCCGTTTCCGGACCCTCCGGCTGCGCTCGGACCTCGGGGCGGCCGTGGAGCTGGCCGCCCGGATCGCCGGAGCGGGGGGGACCTCCGGCGGGACGACGCGCCTGCGCCTTCAGGCGCCGCCGAGCCCCGCTTAG
- the ispF gene encoding 2-C-methyl-D-erythritol 2,4-cyclodiphosphate synthase produces MAIGLGRDLHRLVPGRRLVLGGVEIPHPRGLLGHSDGDVVLHAVIDALLGAAGLGDIGRKFPDTDPAYKDVSSEALLARVMEDIRPRWIVVNADVTIVAEAPRLAPHAAAMAARIGRALGTDRVSIKAKTNEGLGPVGAGEAIECLAVVELAPRGSP; encoded by the coding sequence ATGGCCATCGGCTTGGGGCGCGACCTTCACCGCCTGGTTCCGGGACGCCGGCTCGTCCTCGGCGGCGTCGAGATTCCGCATCCGCGGGGGCTTCTCGGGCATTCCGACGGGGACGTGGTCCTTCACGCCGTGATCGACGCGCTTCTCGGAGCGGCGGGGCTGGGGGACATCGGGCGGAAGTTTCCGGACACGGATCCCGCCTACAAGGACGTCTCGAGCGAGGCGCTTCTGGCGCGGGTCATGGAGGACATCCGGCCGCGCTGGATCGTGGTGAACGCGGACGTGACGATCGTGGCGGAAGCCCCCCGTCTGGCGCCGCACGCGGCGGCGATGGCGGCGCGGATCGGGCGGGCCCTCGGGACCGACCGCGTGTCGATCAAGGCCAAGACGAACGAAGGGCTGGGCCCCGTGGGGGCCGGGGAGGCGATCGAATGCCTGGCGGTGGTGGAACTGGCGCCGCGGGGATCGCCCTGA
- a CDS encoding PSD1 and planctomycete cytochrome C domain-containing protein — MLRFLGRAPAVLLLSFAAAAAAPAAQEDAAREGMEFFEKKIRPVLAERCYSCHSAQAGKVKGGLHIDTREGLLRGGHLGPAVVPGHPEKSVLLLAIKHADPDLKMPPKTKLPPEVVRDFETWIARGAPDPRHADAGAGARKGAIDWDEGRRFWAFRPLADPSPPAVRDPSWPESPIDRFILAKLEEKGLRTGPDADKRTLLRRVTFDLTGLPPTPEEIEAFLADDSPDAFAKVVERLLASPRYGERWGRHWLDVVRYADTAGDNSDFPIPQMYRYRDWVIRAFNQDKPWRDFLREQIAGDLLPWTNAEDRCAKIVATGYLALARRFGSRVDDYPWHLTIEDTIDNLGRAFLGLTINCARCHDHKFDPISQEDYYGLYGIFAGTRYPWPGIELQQYQRDLVPLAPPEVVEPALREREERRKALEEAVKLLEAEKKAVDRAAADSALPSDGETVRARERAEELGRALAAARRERDLLPKTPLPFETAYAVSEGPPAGNARVHIKGDPARLGAEVPRRFLTIFGGKRVPETEKGSGRLHLAEWLADPSNPLPARVIVNRIWTWHFGRGLVPTPSDFGKQGKPPTHPELLDWLARRFLEDGGSFKAMHRRILLSRTYRMSGDDVPANVAVDPANELLWRWPRRRLEAEAIRDAILAVSGGLDRTPGGPHPFPPSTEWGFTQHKPFIAVYESSRRSVYLMTQRIRRHPFFGLFDGADPSASTALRGTSTTPLQALWFFNDPFVHEQAGRLAERLRREAAGTEARLERAYLLCFGRPPDSEEREAARGYLEEAARILGGEPQAWESFARVLLRAGEFIYLR, encoded by the coding sequence GTGCTCAGGTTCCTGGGGCGCGCTCCGGCCGTCCTTCTTCTCTCGTTCGCCGCCGCGGCGGCGGCCCCCGCCGCCCAGGAGGACGCCGCCCGCGAGGGCATGGAATTCTTCGAGAAGAAAATCCGCCCCGTGCTGGCCGAGCGCTGCTACTCCTGCCACAGCGCCCAGGCGGGCAAGGTCAAAGGCGGACTCCACATCGACACCCGCGAGGGCCTCCTCCGCGGCGGCCACCTCGGACCGGCCGTCGTCCCCGGACATCCGGAGAAAAGCGTCCTCCTCCTGGCCATCAAGCACGCGGACCCCGACCTCAAGATGCCCCCCAAGACCAAGCTTCCCCCCGAGGTCGTCCGCGACTTCGAAACCTGGATCGCCCGCGGCGCCCCCGACCCGCGCCACGCGGACGCCGGCGCCGGCGCGCGCAAGGGCGCCATCGACTGGGACGAGGGCCGCCGCTTCTGGGCCTTCCGTCCTTTGGCCGATCCGTCCCCTCCGGCCGTCCGCGACCCCTCGTGGCCGGAAAGCCCCATCGACCGCTTCATCCTCGCCAAGCTCGAGGAAAAAGGGCTCCGCACCGGCCCCGACGCCGACAAGCGCACGCTCCTTCGGCGCGTGACGTTCGACCTGACGGGCCTTCCGCCCACGCCCGAGGAAATCGAGGCGTTCCTGGCGGACGATTCGCCGGACGCCTTTGCGAAAGTGGTCGAGCGGCTTCTGGCCAGTCCCCGCTACGGCGAACGCTGGGGCCGCCACTGGCTGGACGTCGTGCGCTACGCCGACACCGCCGGAGACAACTCCGACTTCCCGATCCCCCAGATGTACCGGTACCGCGACTGGGTGATCCGGGCGTTCAACCAGGACAAGCCCTGGCGGGATTTCCTCCGCGAGCAGATCGCCGGGGACCTTCTTCCCTGGACGAACGCGGAGGATCGTTGCGCGAAGATCGTGGCCACCGGGTACCTCGCGCTGGCGCGCCGCTTCGGCTCCCGCGTGGACGACTACCCCTGGCACCTCACGATCGAGGACACGATCGACAACCTGGGCCGCGCGTTCCTCGGCCTGACCATCAACTGCGCCCGTTGCCACGATCACAAGTTCGACCCCATCAGCCAGGAGGACTACTACGGCCTCTACGGCATCTTCGCCGGCACCCGCTACCCCTGGCCGGGCATCGAGCTTCAGCAGTACCAGCGCGATCTCGTCCCCCTGGCCCCGCCGGAGGTCGTGGAGCCCGCCCTGCGCGAGCGCGAGGAGCGCCGCAAGGCGCTGGAGGAGGCGGTCAAGCTTCTCGAAGCCGAGAAGAAAGCCGTCGACCGCGCGGCGGCCGATTCCGCCCTTCCCTCCGACGGCGAAACCGTGCGCGCCCGCGAGCGGGCCGAGGAGCTGGGCCGCGCCCTGGCCGCCGCGCGCCGCGAGCGCGACCTTCTTCCCAAGACGCCGCTCCCGTTCGAGACCGCCTACGCGGTCTCCGAAGGTCCCCCGGCCGGAAACGCCCGCGTGCATATCAAGGGCGACCCCGCCCGCCTCGGGGCCGAGGTGCCCCGCCGGTTCCTGACGATCTTCGGAGGAAAGCGGGTCCCCGAGACCGAAAAGGGCAGCGGCCGTCTCCATCTGGCCGAGTGGCTGGCGGATCCCTCCAACCCGCTGCCGGCGCGCGTCATCGTCAACCGGATCTGGACGTGGCACTTCGGACGCGGCCTCGTTCCGACGCCGAGCGACTTCGGCAAGCAGGGCAAGCCCCCGACGCACCCGGAGCTTCTGGACTGGCTGGCCCGCCGGTTCCTCGAGGACGGCGGCTCCTTCAAGGCGATGCACCGGAGAATCCTCCTCTCGCGGACGTACCGGATGTCCGGAGACGACGTTCCGGCCAACGTCGCGGTCGATCCCGCCAACGAACTCCTCTGGCGCTGGCCGCGGCGGCGCCTGGAGGCGGAGGCGATCCGCGACGCGATCCTGGCGGTTTCGGGCGGTCTCGACCGCACGCCGGGGGGCCCGCATCCCTTTCCGCCCTCGACGGAGTGGGGCTTCACCCAGCACAAGCCGTTCATCGCAGTCTACGAATCCTCGCGGCGCAGCGTCTACCTCATGACCCAGCGGATCCGGCGGCACCCCTTCTTCGGTCTGTTCGACGGCGCCGATCCGAGCGCCTCGACCGCCCTGCGGGGAACGAGCACCACGCCCCTGCAGGCGCTCTGGTTCTTCAACGACCCCTTTGTCCACGAGCAGGCCGGGCGCCTGGCGGAGCGGCTGCGGCGCGAGGCGGCCGGAACCGAGGCGCGTCTGGAGCGGGCGTATCTTCTCTGCTTCGGCCGCCCGCCCGATTCCGAGGAGCGCGAGGCGGCCCGCGGCTATCTCGAGGAGGCCGCGCGGATCCTCGGCGGAGAGCCACAGGCCTGGGAAAGCTTCGCGCGGGTTCTCCTGCGCGCGGGCGAGTTCATCTACCTCCGGTGA
- the cysS gene encoding cysteine--tRNA ligase: MKLYNSYTRRLETFEPLEPGHVRMYNCGPTVYGDQHVGNYRTFAFADVLRRYLEYRGFRVTQIMNITDVGHLTQDDLEAGEDKIDVMARQMGWTAWQVAEHFMNRFFEDRRLLGFLEPARFPRATEHIPEMIALIETLLARGCAYRVGGNVYFDVTKFPDYGKLSGNTLESLKAGARVEINPEKRHPADFALWKTDPRHLMQWDSPWGRGFPGWHVECSAMAMKYLGETLDIHTGGEDNIFPHHECEIAQSEAATGKKFVRTWLHARHLLWEGRKISKSLGNVVLVRDLLERGFSPMEIRYALVSTRYRQQVNFSWDLFRDARTALGRLREFKERLSEAAARPDSGEAPDLARTAREFEERMDDDLDVAGALGVLHVFAREGNRALDRGMAGAPARKTLEALERFDRVFGVLGAPSGASGDGVPEEVRRLAEERQEARRRKDFAAADAARERLRTLGWAVEDAKGGGYKLKRL; the protein is encoded by the coding sequence ATGAAGCTCTACAACAGCTACACGCGGCGGCTCGAAACGTTCGAGCCTCTGGAGCCCGGGCACGTCCGCATGTACAACTGCGGCCCCACCGTCTACGGGGACCAGCACGTGGGCAACTACCGCACGTTCGCCTTCGCGGACGTGCTGCGGCGGTACCTCGAGTACCGGGGGTTCCGCGTCACCCAGATCATGAACATCACCGACGTCGGCCACCTCACCCAGGACGACCTCGAGGCCGGGGAGGACAAGATCGACGTCATGGCCCGGCAGATGGGCTGGACCGCCTGGCAGGTGGCGGAGCACTTCATGAACCGGTTCTTCGAGGACCGGCGGCTTCTGGGGTTCCTCGAGCCCGCCCGCTTCCCGCGCGCGACCGAGCACATCCCCGAGATGATCGCGCTCATCGAAACGCTTCTGGCGCGGGGCTGCGCCTACCGCGTGGGCGGGAACGTCTACTTCGACGTGACGAAGTTCCCCGACTACGGAAAGCTGTCCGGAAACACTCTGGAGAGCCTCAAGGCCGGGGCGCGGGTCGAGATCAATCCCGAGAAGCGCCATCCGGCGGACTTCGCGCTCTGGAAGACGGATCCCCGGCACCTCATGCAGTGGGACAGCCCGTGGGGGCGGGGTTTTCCCGGCTGGCACGTCGAGTGCTCCGCGATGGCCATGAAGTACCTGGGCGAGACGCTCGACATCCACACGGGGGGCGAGGACAACATCTTTCCGCACCACGAGTGCGAGATCGCGCAGAGCGAGGCGGCCACGGGGAAGAAGTTCGTGCGCACCTGGCTGCACGCGCGGCATCTCCTCTGGGAGGGACGGAAGATTTCGAAGTCGCTGGGGAACGTGGTGCTCGTGCGGGATCTTCTGGAGCGGGGGTTCTCCCCTATGGAGATCCGCTACGCCCTCGTCTCGACGCGGTACCGGCAGCAGGTGAATTTCTCGTGGGATCTTTTCAGGGACGCGCGGACGGCGCTCGGCCGGCTTCGGGAGTTCAAGGAGCGTCTTTCGGAGGCGGCGGCTCGGCCGGACTCGGGCGAGGCGCCCGATCTGGCGCGCACGGCCCGGGAGTTCGAGGAGCGGATGGACGACGACCTCGACGTCGCGGGGGCGCTCGGCGTGCTGCACGTTTTCGCGCGCGAGGGAAACCGCGCCCTCGACCGGGGGATGGCCGGAGCTCCCGCGCGCAAGACGCTGGAGGCGCTGGAGCGGTTCGACCGCGTCTTCGGGGTTCTCGGGGCGCCGTCGGGAGCGTCCGGAGACGGCGTTCCCGAGGAGGTGCGGCGCCTGGCCGAGGAGCGCCAGGAGGCCCGCCGGCGGAAGGATTTCGCGGCGGCGGACGCCGCGCGGGAGCGTCTCCGGACGCTCGGCTGGGCGGTCGAGGACGCCAAGGGCGGCGGGTACAAGCTCAAGAGGCTTTGA
- a CDS encoding DUF1501 domain-containing protein produces MTTPSDGGVTRRQAIRSLVGGSILLPGILGELLAEEARSADPLAPRKPHYPARAKHVIFLFSTGGVSHLDTFDYKPKLFADDGKTVLVPGGGLSRDKRKLLRPAWPFRRGGRCGTWVSDIFPHLRERMDDICLINSMKSDDNEHYQATLAIHTGSFFFSRPSLGSWVSYGLGTYNRNLPSFVVIAPHLPYAGTQVYANDFLPAYHQGTRVVPGSDPIPNLARRTREPGLQERELALAQALDGRYLRRHGADSELEARVRSFETAFHMQTEAPEALDLSKESEETLQLYGLKERETQNFGWMCLVARRLVERGVRFIELIDTGASDNWDQHDNIPRHAELARRIDRPIAGLLADLKRRGMLEETLVVWTTEFGRTPGEDGPKGRGHHGGVFSSWMAGGGVKGGIVHGASDDIGATVAEHEVHVHDFHATILHLLGMDHTRLTYRHAGRDFRLTDVHGNIVQEILA; encoded by the coding sequence ATGACGACCCCTTCGGACGGCGGCGTGACGCGGCGGCAGGCGATCCGGTCCCTCGTGGGCGGCTCGATCCTCCTTCCCGGAATCCTCGGCGAGCTTCTGGCCGAAGAGGCCCGTTCGGCCGATCCGCTGGCGCCCCGGAAGCCCCACTACCCGGCCCGGGCCAAGCATGTCATTTTCCTTTTCTCGACGGGCGGTGTGTCGCACCTGGACACCTTCGACTACAAGCCCAAGCTCTTCGCCGACGACGGAAAGACCGTGCTCGTTCCCGGGGGTGGGTTGTCGCGGGACAAGAGAAAGCTCCTGCGGCCCGCGTGGCCGTTCCGGCGCGGCGGGCGGTGCGGCACCTGGGTCAGCGACATCTTCCCGCACCTGCGCGAGCGGATGGACGACATCTGCCTCATCAACTCCATGAAGTCGGACGACAACGAACACTATCAGGCGACGCTGGCGATCCACACGGGAAGCTTCTTCTTCTCCCGGCCGAGCCTGGGCTCCTGGGTGAGCTACGGGCTGGGGACGTACAACCGGAACCTCCCGTCCTTCGTCGTGATCGCGCCGCATCTCCCCTACGCGGGCACGCAGGTCTACGCGAACGACTTCCTGCCCGCCTACCATCAGGGAACGCGGGTGGTCCCCGGCTCGGACCCCATCCCGAATCTGGCGCGCCGCACCCGGGAGCCGGGGCTTCAGGAGCGGGAGCTCGCGCTGGCGCAGGCGCTGGACGGGCGGTATCTGCGCCGTCACGGGGCCGATTCCGAACTCGAGGCGCGCGTGCGTTCCTTCGAGACCGCCTTCCACATGCAGACCGAGGCGCCCGAGGCGCTGGATCTGTCGAAGGAGTCCGAGGAGACGCTGCAGCTCTACGGCCTGAAGGAGCGGGAGACGCAGAACTTCGGGTGGATGTGCCTGGTGGCGCGGCGTCTCGTCGAGCGCGGCGTCCGCTTCATCGAGCTCATCGACACGGGCGCCTCCGACAACTGGGACCAGCACGACAACATCCCCCGCCACGCGGAGCTCGCCCGGCGGATCGACCGTCCGATCGCGGGGCTCCTGGCCGACCTCAAGCGGCGCGGGATGCTCGAGGAGACGCTGGTCGTCTGGACCACCGAGTTCGGGCGCACGCCGGGCGAGGACGGCCCCAAGGGGCGGGGCCACCACGGCGGGGTCTTCTCCTCCTGGATGGCCGGCGGCGGCGTCAAGGGCGGCATCGTCCACGGCGCTTCCGACGACATCGGCGCGACGGTCGCCGAACACGAGGTCCACGTCCACGACTTCCACGCCACGATCCTGCACCTTCTGGGGATGGACCACACGCGGCTGACGTACCGCCACGCGGGGCGCGATTTCCGCCTGACCGACGTCCACGGCAACATCGTGCAGGAAATCCTCGCCTAG
- a CDS encoding protein kinase: MRDVAGGRVVHGHALRELLGAGRFGEVWRADYLGQPVALKIFRRGRPVAELRREAAAQYALGRLPGADGRWFPRVEHVDLDADPPYLRMEFLPGEPLEDVLAARPDLPLSERFALAGKVLEALAAMHRNGFVHGDLSARNVLVTPDGDVRLIDVGYGGRPEGDGEIALSAEAPAEGGVASPLYSAPERFDAAAGGCGPAADVFSFGKLFYRIVSGEQPFAAKPLGLRWPELGTRWDGFLYRCLEERAAARFADAAEALAEFRRRREEPDAPAWRTECPECRESQAPQGERFPCRRCGRELEILLYDPASRYAAAAIVSSGRPPAPPADPPCGRAAEAPSFVLPAVLAGMGYFLFWLPGAILNWYFLEEARRVRRETGRTPAGTGALRLLQWLFVWLPLFFAGGICLLVAFGFFLLALFA; this comes from the coding sequence ATGCGGGACGTCGCGGGCGGCAGGGTGGTCCACGGGCACGCGCTCCGGGAACTTCTCGGGGCGGGCCGTTTCGGGGAAGTCTGGCGGGCGGACTATCTGGGACAGCCCGTCGCCCTCAAGATCTTCCGCCGCGGCCGGCCGGTCGCCGAACTCCGCCGGGAGGCGGCCGCGCAGTACGCCCTCGGGCGCCTGCCCGGGGCGGACGGCCGCTGGTTCCCGCGGGTCGAACACGTCGATCTCGACGCGGATCCTCCCTATCTGCGGATGGAGTTCCTTCCGGGAGAGCCGCTCGAGGACGTTCTGGCCGCGCGCCCCGATCTTCCGCTTTCGGAACGCTTCGCGCTGGCGGGCAAGGTGCTCGAAGCCCTGGCGGCGATGCACCGGAACGGCTTCGTCCACGGCGACCTTTCCGCGCGGAACGTGCTCGTGACGCCGGACGGGGACGTGCGGCTGATCGACGTGGGCTACGGCGGCCGGCCGGAGGGGGACGGGGAGATCGCGCTTTCCGCGGAGGCTCCCGCGGAGGGGGGAGTGGCCTCGCCCCTCTACTCGGCGCCGGAGCGCTTCGACGCGGCCGCGGGCGGCTGCGGCCCGGCGGCGGACGTCTTCTCCTTCGGGAAGCTTTTCTATCGCATCGTTTCGGGCGAGCAGCCCTTCGCGGCCAAACCCCTGGGACTGCGGTGGCCGGAGCTGGGGACGCGGTGGGACGGCTTTCTCTACCGGTGTCTGGAGGAGCGCGCGGCGGCGCGGTTCGCCGACGCCGCGGAGGCGCTTGCCGAATTCCGGCGCCGGCGCGAGGAGCCGGATGCTCCCGCGTGGCGCACCGAGTGTCCGGAGTGCCGGGAATCCCAGGCGCCGCAGGGCGAGCGCTTCCCCTGCCGCCGGTGCGGGCGCGAGCTGGAGATTCTCCTCTACGACCCGGCTTCCCGATATGCGGCCGCGGCGATCGTTTCGTCGGGGCGGCCTCCGGCCCCTCCGGCCGATCCGCCTTGCGGCCGGGCCGCAGAAGCGCCTTCTTTCGTTCTGCCCGCCGTCCTGGCGGGGATGGGCTACTTTCTCTTCTGGCTGCCGGGCGCGATTCTCAACTGGTACTTCCTCGAGGAGGCGCGACGGGTCCGGCGGGAGACGGGGCGGACGCCGGCCGGAACGGGCGCGCTCCGGCTGCTCCAGTGGCTCTTCGTCTGGCTGCCGCTGTTCTTCGCGGGAGGGATCTGCCTCCTGGTGGCCTTCGGGTTCTTCCTCCTGGCGCTCTTCGCCTGA